The following are encoded in a window of Impatiens glandulifera chromosome 5, dImpGla2.1, whole genome shotgun sequence genomic DNA:
- the LOC124938904 gene encoding polyubiquitin-like, with protein MEVLVKTVAGKTIKLVVESSDPIDCATVKIDEDTAITLDVEKELTDPFEIIIKTLDAQSITLVVGSSDTIRSVRAKIKEKIKGCPDVDEQRLIFEGRYLSDDHILKDYHIHNNSIIRLFPILRGGGS; from the coding sequence ATGGAGGTTTTGGTGAAAACTGTAGCTGGGAAGACAATTAAACTTGTGGTTGAGAGTTCTGACCCAATTGATTGTGCGACGGTCAAGATTGATGAGGACACGGCTATTACACTTGATGTCGAGAAAGAGCTAACTGATCCATTTGAGATAATCATAAAGACCCTTGATGCCCAGTCCATTACACTCGTTGTAGGGAGTTCAGACACTATTCGTAGTGTTAGAGCTAAAATCAAAGAGAAAATTAAAGGGTGTCCAGACGTTGACGAGCAACGATTGATATTTGAAGGAAGGTATCTGAGTGACGATCATATTCTGAAGGATTACCACATTCATAATAATTCCATTATTCGTCTTTTTCCTATTTTACGGGGTGGAGGCTCTTAA
- the LOC124940128 gene encoding MLO-like protein 12, whose protein sequence is MASKGSVLSLEETPTWAVAVVCFVLVSISIVIEYILHLLGKFLKKRHKNSLYEALEKIKSELMLLGFISLLLTVGQGLISEICVSKKIASTWHPCNKEQESSKYGGGGRKRNLLTDFSVEGWSHHRRILAAQKEDKCTAQGKVPFVSTYGIHQLHIFIFVLAVFHILYCILTYAFGRAKMSKWKGWEKETKTTEYQFSHDPERFRFARDTSFGRRHLHFWSHSSFLLWIVCFFRQFVRSVPKVDYLTLRHGFVVAHLAPQSQTHFDFHLYIKRSLEEDFKVVVGISPIIWLCAILFLMFNTHGWYSYFWLPFIPLVIILLVGTKLQVIITKMGLRIQERGDVIKGTPVVQPGDELFWFNRPKLLLYLINFVLFQNAFQLAFFIWAWYEFGLSSCFHEKAEDIAIRLVMGVFTQILCSYVTLPLYALVTQMGSNMKSTIFNEKVVKALHNWHQTAKKQVKEKHNNNSSSITPLSSRPGTPMNGMSPIHLLNGHVRGSLDSGNASPIVSNFEGNYWERSHSGHHEEAAVWSHHEPSVEEELEGEKRNGSVSVQHDSRNQPEIEIEIHPGDFSFGKRG, encoded by the exons ATGGCTTCAAAAGGGTCAGTTTTGTCTTTGGAGGAGACACCGACGTGGGCTGTTGCTGTTGTTTGTTTTGTCCTTGTTTCCATTTCCATTGTCATTGAATACATCCTTCACTTGCTTGGAAAG TTCTTAAAAAAGAGACATAAGAATTCTCTATATGAAGCTCTTGAAAAGATCAAATCAG AGTTGATGCTTTTAGGGTTCATATCATTGCTTTTGACAGTGGGACAAGGACTCATATCAGAAATATGTGTGTCCAAGAAAATAGCATCCACTTGGCATCCGTGTAACAAGGAACAGGAATCCTCAAAGTATGGCGGCGGCGGGAGGAAGAGAAATCTTTTAACGGATTTCTCTGTCGAAGGTTGGAGTCATCACCGTCGTATCCTGGCTGCCCAGAAAGAAGACAAATGCACTGCTCAG GGGAAAGTCCCATTTGTATCAACATATGGCATCCACCAACTTCACATTTTCATTTTCGTTTTGGCCGTTTTTCACATCCTTTATTGCATACTCACTTATGCTTTCGGACGAGCTAAG ATGAGCAAATGGAAAGGATGGGAAAAGGAGACAAAGACAACTGAATACCAGTTCTCACATG ATCCGGAGAGATTCAGATTTGCAAGAGATACTTCATTTGGGAGAAGGCATTTGCATTTCTGGAGTCACTCATCTTTCCTTCTTTGGATA GTTTGTTTCTTCAGACAATTCGTTAGATCGGTTCCAAAAGTTGATTACTTAACCCTCCGACATGGGTTTGTAGTT GCACATTTGGCACCACAAAGTCAAACTCATTTTGATTTTCATCTCTACATTAAAAGATCTTTAGAAGAGGATTTCAAAGTGGTTGTGGGGATAAG CCCGATAATATGGCTCTGCGCAATTCTATTCCTAATGTTCAATACCCACG GCTGGTACTCTTATTTCTGGCTACCCTTTATCCCACTGGTT ATAATTCTCTTGGTGGGTACTAAGTTACAAGTGATTATTACAAAGATGGGTCTAAGGATTCAGGAAAGGGGAGACGTGATTAAAGGAACACCTGTGGTTCAACCTGGCGACGAGCTGTTTTGGTTCAACCGTCCAAAACTCTTGCTCTACCTCATCAATTTCGTTCTCTTCCAAAACGCGTTTCAGCTCGCTTTCTTCATTTGGGCATGg TATGAATTCGGGTTGAGTTCTTGCTTTCATGAGAAGGCTGAAGATATAGCTATTAGGCTAGTAATGGG GGTATTTACACAGATACTTTGCAGCTATGTAACACTTCCTCTATATGCATTAGTTACACAA ATGGGATCAAACATGAAATCTACGATCTTTAACGAGAAAGTGGTGAAAGCACTCCATAATTGGCATCAAACAGCAAAGAAGCAAGTGAAAGAGAAACATAACAATAATAGCTCCTCGATTACACCTCTTTCGAGCAGACCCGGAACTCCTATGAACGGGATGTCACCTATTCACCTGTTGAATGGCCATGTTAGAGGATCTCTCGACAGCGGAAATGCGTCTCCGATTGTCTCCAATTTCGAAGGTAACTATTGGGAACGGTCGCACTCAGGCCACCATGAAGAGGCGGCGGTGTGGTCTCATCATGAACCATCTGTGGAGGAAGAGCTAGAAGGGGAGAAGAGGAATGGGTCTGTCTCGGTTCAACATGATTCAAGAAATCAGCCGGAGATTGAGATCGAGATTCACCCCGGGGATTTCTCGTTTGGAAAAAGAGGCTAA
- the LOC124938905 gene encoding polyubiquitin 3-like: protein MEVFVKTVSGKTIKLVVESPDPIVCATVKIEDTTITLDVQKEPTDQFEIIINIAHTQSITLTVGSSDTIHSVRAKINERIKVFPDFEHRLLFEGRVLCDDSTLKDYHIHNKSTIYLIPHTWGGSS from the coding sequence ATGGAGGTTTTTGTGAAAACTGTAAGTGGGAAGACAATTAAACTTGTGGTTGAGAGTCCTGACCCAATTGTTTGTGCGACGGTCAAGATTGAGGACACGACTATTACACTTGATGTCCAGAAAGAGCCCACTGATCAATTTGAGATAATCATAAATATCGCTCATACCCAGTCTATTACACTCACTGTAGGGAGTTCAGACACTATTCATAGTGTTAGAGCTAAAATCAATGAGAGAATTAAAGTGTTTCCAGATTTCGAGCATCGATTGTTATTTGAAGGAAGGGTGCTGTGTGACGATTCTACTCTGAAGGATTACCACATTCATAATAAATCCACTATTTACCTTATTCCTCATACATGGGGTGGAAGCTCTTAA
- the LOC124938852 gene encoding MLO-like protein 12, translating into MASKGSVLSLEETPTWAVAVVCFVLVSISIVIEYILHLLGKFLKKRHKNSLYEALEKIKSELMLLGFISLLLTVGQGLISEICVSKKIASTWHPCNKEQETSKYGGGGRKRNLLTDFSVEGWSHHRRILAAQKEDKCTAQGKVPFVSTYGIHQLHIFIFVLAVFHILYCILTYAFGRAKMSKWKGWEKETKTTEYQFSHDPERFRFARDTSFGRRHLHFWSHSSFLLWIVCFFRQFVRSVPKVDYLTLRHGFVVAHLAPQSQTHFDFHLYIKRSLEEDFKVVVGISPIIWLCAILFLMFNTHGWYSYFWLPFIPLVIILLVGTKLQVIITKMGLRIQERGDVIKGTPVVQPGDELFWFNRPKLLLYLINFVLFQNAFQLAFFIWAWYEFGLSSCFHEKAEDIAIRLVMG; encoded by the exons ATGGCTTCAAAAGGGTCAGTTTTGTCTTTGGAGGAGACACCGACGTGGGCTGTTGCTGTTGTTTGTTTTGTCCTTGTTTCCATTTCCATTGTCATTGAATACATCCTTCACTTGCTTGGAAAG TTCTTAAAAAAGAGACATAAGAATTCTCTATATGAAGCTCTTGAAAAGATCAAATCAG AGCTGATGCTTTTAGGGTTCATATCATTGCTTCTGACAGTGGGACAAGGACTCATATCAGAAATATGTGTGTCCAAGAAAATAGCATCCACTTGGCATCCGTGTAACAAGGAACAGGAAACCTCAAAGTATGGCGGCGGCGGGAGGAAGAGAAATCTTTTAACGGATTTCTCTGTCGAAGGTTGGAGTCATCACCGTCGTATCCTGGCTGCCCAGAAAGAAGACAAATGCACTGCTCAG GGGAAAGTCCCATTTGTATCAACATATGGCATCCACCAACTTCACATTTTCATTTTCGTTTTGGCCGTTTTTCACATCCTTTATTGCATACTCACTTATGCTTTCGGACGAGCTAAG ATGAGCAAATGGAAAGGATGGGAAAAGGAGACAAAGACAACTGAATACCAGTTCTCACATG ATCCTGAGAGATTCAGATTTGCAAGAGATACTTCATTTGGAAGAAGGCATTTACATTTTTGGAGTCACTCATCTTTTCTTCTTTGGATA GTTTGTTTCTTCAGACAATTTGTTAGATCGGTTCCAAAAGTTGATTACTTAACCCTCCGACATGGGTTTGTAGTT GCACATTTGGCACCACAAAGCCAAACTCATTTTGATTTTCATCTCTACATTAAAAGATCTTTAGAAGAGGATTTCAAAGTGGTTGTGGGGATAAG CCCGATAATATGGCTCTGCGCAATTCTATTCCTAATGTTCAACACCCACG GCTGGTACTCTTATTTCTGGCTACCCTTTATCCCACTGGTT ATAATTCTCTTGGTGGGTACTAAGTTACAAGTGATTATTACAAAGATGGGTCTAAGGATTCAGGAAAGGGGAGACGTGATTAAAGGAACACCTGTGGTTCAACCTGGCGACGAGCTGTTTTGGTTCAACCGTCCAAAACTCTTGCTCTACCTCATCAATTTCGTTCTCTTCCAAAACGCGTTTCAGCTCGCTTTCTTCATTTGGGCATGg TATGAATTCGGGTTGAGTTCTTGCTTTCATGAGAAGGCTGAAGATATAGCTATTAGGCTAGTAATGGGGTAA